From one Panulirus ornatus isolate Po-2019 chromosome 11, ASM3632096v1, whole genome shotgun sequence genomic stretch:
- the LOC139751123 gene encoding tectonic-3-like, protein MNNGTTHFTQNFHTQYIWASVKNNNVFKRSGRPGYVTGKPVILGKKTGNTTEEGELKEAIHLDTDPGQWLTILAPGRGGRCDSRSQVTLGKEMRSGCIIQVNQDHLNDCQMLQSQFLELLLGPTLHDVSGLHIASYGDSSINNVAEWAPILVPEEPRSANFLGHVLGKSRCSELILSLHIEIAYSLQGTLANLQAKVVGIVLRYGEPQTIEFTCVNLVCQTAELQNQTQAVELVSSVSFVKVTVPPQQAYSQPPTLEVKLPYDFFYPFLPSFVPVLHCELIYIWFVCYCVWYLI, encoded by the coding sequence ATGAATAATGGAACAACTCATTTTACACAAAATTTCCATACACAGTATATATGGGCATCAGTAAAGAATAACAATGTTTTTAAAAGAAGTGGCCGACCTGGCTATGTTACTGGTAAGCCTGTCATTCTAGGAAAGAAGACTGGTAATACCACAGAGGAAGGAGAATTGAAAGAAGCCATTCACCTTGATACTGACCCAGGACAGTGGCTGACTATCCTTGctccaggaagaggaggaagatgtgatTCACGTTCTCAGGTCACTCTTGGAAAGGAAATGAGGTCAGGTtgcattattcaagtgaatcaAGATCACCTTAATGACTGTCAAATGTTACAGTCTCAGTTTCTTGAGCTTCTCCTAGGACCAACCCTccatgatgtcagtggactgcaTATTGCATCCTATGGTGATTCAAGTATCAATAATGTAGCTGAATGGGCTCCTATCTTAGTACCAGAAGAGCCCAGATCTGCAAATTTCTTAGGCCATGTACTTGGAAAAAGCAGATGCTCTGAACTCATCCTGTCCTTGCATATTGAAATTGCATACAGTCTACAAGGAACCCTGGCCAATCTACAAGCTAAGGTTGTTGGCATTGTCCTGCGCTATGGAGAACCACAGACTATTGAATTTACTTGTGTAAACCTAGTTTGTCAAACTGCTGAGCTGCAGAATCAAACACAGGCAGTAGAATTGGTATCATCTGTGTCATTTGTGAAAGTAACAGTACCACCACAGCAAGCCTATTCACAGCCTCCAACCCTAGAAGTAAAGCTTCCATACGACTTCTTTTACCCATTCTTGCCATCATTTGTTCCTGTACTTCACTGTGAATTAATTTACATATGGTTTGTTTGTTACTGTGTATGGTACTTAATCTGA